A stretch of Blautia liquoris DNA encodes these proteins:
- a CDS encoding cache domain-containing sensor histidine kinase: MKALKLSIRSQIMISMISITVAVMLILGVTSYRVSKKTVEADYRETHTKNLEVMHHMIDLHMNEAVDQLRSLLSNLEFREIMNTDNHEVPYFTVGNQLKLHDILQNILKTSPEYQEIMVFSKQGSLYYTSKYQNTVKYIRKFYEETDVQILPWMERAKEKKGREVFYNTNLILGEKNQKTFSITKCLIDADTKESFGYVVMTIRKSMLNSLFQSKEKDYTSNQYIIIDTESEKYVNKEDIVLYFEGNSNREDDILKAIRDEDKSHYIFTSYRNDITGWKLIGIVDKTELQKSSSLIGMYILTAGIVLCAALAMTSYMMAGKISKPLHVLEQTIQDVSDGNSTVTTFFDDSEVGRIGNLFKYFVNNNLELKEKLMNSKLQEREAELQMLQSQINPHFLYNTLDSIYLMAVIQNNDDIAQMVSALSDLFRLSLNQGKKMITVSDAVIHAEKYMYIQNVRFHNRFHIHIQIPLRLLKMNILNFLLQPIVENSVIHGLEPRVGEGNIWIKAYERNSYLYLIVSDDGVGMDHINIMDNGYGVKNVRDRIMLFYGNDSKLRCKSKKNVGTVVMLKLKLMEDSKGDQSCGY, from the coding sequence ATGAAAGCTTTAAAGCTCTCTATTCGAAGCCAGATAATGATCTCCATGATAAGCATAACAGTTGCTGTTATGCTTATTCTTGGAGTTACTAGTTATAGGGTTTCAAAAAAAACAGTGGAAGCTGATTATAGAGAAACACATACAAAAAACTTGGAAGTTATGCATCATATGATCGATCTTCATATGAATGAGGCCGTTGACCAATTGAGATCATTATTATCAAATCTGGAATTCAGAGAAATAATGAACACTGACAATCACGAAGTTCCTTATTTTACGGTGGGTAATCAACTTAAGCTGCACGACATATTACAGAATATATTGAAAACCTCCCCCGAATATCAGGAGATTATGGTGTTTAGTAAGCAAGGGAGTCTTTACTATACCTCCAAATATCAAAACACTGTAAAATATATTAGAAAGTTTTACGAAGAGACCGACGTTCAAATACTTCCATGGATGGAAAGAGCGAAAGAAAAAAAAGGGCGAGAAGTTTTTTATAATACTAATTTGATACTGGGTGAAAAGAATCAGAAAACTTTTTCAATTACGAAATGTCTTATAGACGCTGATACAAAAGAATCATTTGGCTATGTGGTTATGACTATCAGAAAATCAATGCTGAATTCCCTGTTTCAAAGTAAAGAAAAGGATTACACGAGTAATCAATATATTATAATAGATACTGAGTCGGAAAAGTATGTGAACAAGGAGGACATAGTCCTTTATTTTGAGGGAAATTCGAATCGTGAAGATGATATTTTAAAGGCTATTCGTGATGAAGACAAAAGCCATTACATCTTTACATCTTATAGAAATGATATTACAGGTTGGAAATTAATTGGAATTGTCGACAAGACAGAATTACAAAAGTCCAGTAGTCTGATTGGTATGTATATTCTTACGGCCGGAATTGTATTATGTGCAGCACTTGCTATGACCTCCTATATGATGGCCGGAAAAATCAGTAAACCACTTCATGTACTAGAGCAGACCATTCAAGATGTTTCGGATGGAAATAGTACAGTTACAACTTTTTTTGATGACAGTGAAGTGGGAAGGATTGGTAACTTATTTAAGTATTTTGTCAACAATAATCTTGAGCTAAAAGAGAAGTTGATGAACTCAAAATTACAGGAACGTGAGGCAGAACTTCAAATGCTCCAATCCCAGATAAATCCTCATTTTTTATATAATACCTTAGACAGTATTTACCTAATGGCTGTGATCCAGAATAATGATGATATTGCACAAATGGTTTCGGCATTATCCGACTTGTTTCGCCTGAGTTTAAATCAGGGAAAAAAGATGATTACCGTTTCGGATGCAGTCATTCATGCTGAAAAATATATGTATATCCAAAATGTTCGATTTCATAATCGTTTTCATATACACATACAGATACCGCTGCGGCTTTTGAAGATGAATATTTTGAATTTCCTTTTACAGCCAATTGTGGAGAACTCTGTTATCCATGGACTGGAGCCGAGAGTCGGGGAAGGAAATATATGGATTAAAGCGTATGAAAGAAATAGTTATCTCTATCTGATTGTAAGCGATGATGGAGTGGGGATGGATCACATAAATATAATGGACAATGGTTATGGAGTGAAAAATGTTCGGGATAGAATCATGCTGTTTTATGGAAATGATAGTAAACTGAGGTGTAAAAGTAAAAAGAACGTTGGAACTGTTGTTATGCTCAAGCTTAAACTTATGGAGGATTCTAAGGGTGATCAAAGTTGCGGTTATTGA
- a CDS encoding BKACE family enzyme, which translates to MDKIIVSIAPCKAGEPVCAEKLAEDVKQCANLGASMVHLHCRLPDGSLSADTSYMKKCFEKIGEKADLVFQASTGGVSDMNIKERCNPLFYQRVESASLNAGSTNMGNDVYINSEAEIMYCSKMIYEHKIIPDIEVFDIGMIHNIERLKTKIPFREPVYYNLVFGHLGGMQAQPEDLTAFRSLIPGNARWGVTHYGRDNWTFLAMAIAMGASTVRIGFEDSAWISETKEANYNYQLMERLSSIIRAMGREMATPQEARRMMGVL; encoded by the coding sequence ATGGATAAAATAATTGTTTCGATTGCCCCATGCAAAGCGGGGGAACCCGTCTGCGCGGAAAAACTGGCAGAAGATGTCAAACAATGTGCAAATCTCGGTGCATCTATGGTGCATCTTCATTGCCGTCTTCCGGATGGATCTTTGTCGGCAGATACAAGCTATATGAAAAAGTGTTTTGAAAAAATCGGGGAAAAAGCGGATCTTGTGTTTCAGGCTTCTACCGGCGGCGTATCAGATATGAATATAAAAGAGCGATGCAATCCTCTTTTTTATCAGCGCGTCGAAAGTGCTTCTTTAAATGCCGGTTCAACCAACATGGGAAATGATGTCTATATCAATTCAGAAGCAGAGATCATGTACTGTTCAAAGATGATTTATGAACATAAAATAATCCCTGACATAGAGGTTTTTGATATTGGAATGATACATAACATAGAGAGGTTAAAAACGAAAATTCCTTTTAGGGAACCCGTTTATTATAATCTTGTTTTCGGACATCTGGGAGGCATGCAGGCACAGCCAGAGGATCTGACTGCATTTCGTTCTCTGATACCTGGAAACGCCAGGTGGGGGGTTACGCATTATGGAAGAGATAATTGGACATTTCTTGCTATGGCAATTGCAATGGGGGCTTCGACAGTGAGAATTGGATTTGAAGATAGCGCATGGATTTCAGAGACGAAAGAAGCAAATTATAATTATCAGCTTATGGAACGTCTCTCATCGATCATACGAGCAATGGGCAGAGAAATGGCTACTCCACAGGAAGCCAGGAGGATGATGGGAGTTTTATGA
- a CDS encoding four-carbon acid sugar kinase family protein: protein MTYQEINNLIPQYTEAQRLQIDFLYCEELRKHSEKVVVLDDDPTGTQTVHGVYVYTSWEKETFDEAFVSKNNMFYILTNSRSFTKQRTIQVHKEIAKTLADTSAEKNQPFILVSRGDSTLRGHYPLETEALISSLLKNGIHMDGEIFCPFFQDGGRYTYNCVHYVRQGEQMIPAAETEFAKDTSFGYHSSDLREYIEEKSGGRRRASDCFVVELQDLRALKISKVTSILDQVVQGAPVIVNAMDKEDLKVFAIAFLRSMSHGKKFICRSAASLPQVLGGVSAHEFLSKEQLRMDDNQAGGLIIIGSHVNKTNRQLNELKSLTGKVKFLEFKVPDPFSREQLQKEKNRVLKIAEEQIKKGVTVAVFTSRKVITGSKEVSESSLEISVEISDALTGIVRDLTIEPSFILAKGGITSSDVATKGLQIQKAYVLGQAAAGVPIWRQGEEARFPGKPYIIFPGNVGSDSTLREVVERII from the coding sequence ATGACCTATCAGGAGATCAATAATCTGATACCGCAATACACAGAGGCTCAAAGACTACAGATAGATTTCTTATACTGTGAAGAATTAAGGAAGCATAGTGAAAAGGTGGTTGTCCTAGATGATGATCCTACGGGGACACAGACGGTACACGGGGTCTATGTTTATACATCGTGGGAAAAAGAGACATTTGATGAAGCATTTGTTTCAAAGAATAACATGTTTTATATTCTTACGAATTCAAGAAGTTTCACAAAACAGCGGACAATCCAGGTGCATAAGGAAATAGCTAAAACACTTGCAGACACTTCTGCAGAGAAAAATCAGCCTTTTATTCTGGTGTCACGTGGGGACTCCACGCTTAGAGGACATTACCCTCTGGAAACTGAAGCCTTAATCAGCAGCCTTTTGAAAAATGGTATTCATATGGATGGGGAGATATTTTGTCCATTTTTTCAGGACGGTGGAAGATATACTTATAACTGCGTCCATTATGTACGCCAGGGAGAACAGATGATACCTGCTGCGGAGACGGAATTTGCAAAGGATACAAGCTTTGGGTACCATTCATCGGATTTAAGGGAATATATTGAGGAAAAAAGTGGCGGACGAAGAAGAGCATCAGATTGTTTTGTGGTAGAACTGCAGGACTTGAGAGCCCTCAAGATCAGCAAGGTAACTTCAATCTTGGATCAGGTAGTACAAGGGGCGCCGGTTATTGTCAATGCCATGGACAAAGAAGACCTGAAAGTATTTGCTATCGCCTTTCTTCGCTCCATGAGTCATGGAAAAAAATTCATATGTAGATCCGCTGCATCGCTTCCGCAGGTTTTAGGAGGTGTTTCTGCACACGAATTCCTGTCCAAAGAACAGCTTCGTATGGATGATAATCAGGCAGGTGGTTTGATTATTATCGGATCTCATGTGAATAAAACAAATCGTCAGTTAAATGAATTAAAATCTCTTACTGGTAAAGTGAAGTTTCTGGAATTCAAAGTTCCGGACCCTTTTTCCAGAGAACAATTGCAAAAAGAAAAGAACAGAGTTTTGAAAATCGCCGAAGAACAGATTAAAAAAGGTGTTACAGTGGCTGTTTTTACTTCTCGAAAAGTTATAACAGGTAGTAAGGAAGTTTCGGAAAGTTCTCTTGAGATTTCAGTAGAAATATCAGATGCATTGACAGGTATTGTGCGTGACTTAACTATAGAGCCAAGTTTCATATTGGCTAAAGGAGGAATCACTTCCAGTGACGTGGCCACAAAAGGACTACAGATACAAAAGGCATATGTATTAGGACAGGCAGCTGCGGGAGTGCCCATATGGAGGCAGGGAGAAGAAGCGCGGTTTCCAGGAAAGCCATACATAATCTTTCCGGGAAATGTGGGATCTGACAGCACTTTACGAGAAGTTGTGGAAAGGATTATCTAA
- a CDS encoding glycoside hydrolase family 127 protein codes for MLTDTTQSPNVAASPLPSQNVHWTKGFWKDAEELNSEVTIPQLKKMFESPEISHVVENFRICAGETKGKFGGTDFGDGDFYKWMEAAMYSAVENQEEEQLQELEKYIALIGKAQEADGYISTKQIISDRGRTNPTRFENINDFEVYNFGHLFTAAALYKRLTGRESLLKIAEKAAGCLEQMYRTSEENGHVKTAVCPSHYMGLIELYRVTDNIKYLDLAERAIELRDQVIDGMDDNQDRIPLKKHEKIIGHAVRANYLYAGVADLCLEREDDEYLKVLHRIWRNLTDQKLYLTGGCGALYNGASPYGDFFHHQLVHQAYGYEYQLPNITAYNETCANIGLVLFAYRMFQLEPKVEYMDVIERVMCNANLAAVSLDGKKFFYENMLRREEELPYKLVWPTQRSEYILSYCCPPNLARTIAESSEYTYLVSSDKVYFGMYGASEASFKLNNGADFTIVQETKYPYEGSVIMRIENRTPDREVSLMLRIPGWCEHACLKTDKTIKKYDHSCSGTYIEYKIPQETNTKIELILDMPVRLTIAHPMVEETANQAAVERGPLVYCLESVDAGNHQLSDLYLSPEDQFDPVDIQIHGRKIKALLGEFRRIVYEEKRTDDLYQRLPKYHFDKQDVKLIPYFAWDNREYGQMRVYLPLLLEPLKGGKE; via the coding sequence ATGTTGACGGATACGACACAATCACCGAATGTGGCTGCTTCGCCTCTTCCTTCCCAAAATGTACACTGGACCAAAGGGTTTTGGAAAGATGCGGAAGAGTTGAATAGTGAAGTGACTATCCCGCAATTAAAAAAGATGTTCGAATCTCCGGAAATTAGTCATGTAGTAGAGAATTTCAGGATATGTGCCGGAGAGACCAAGGGGAAGTTTGGTGGAACAGATTTTGGAGATGGTGATTTCTATAAATGGATGGAAGCTGCTATGTATAGTGCCGTAGAAAATCAAGAGGAAGAGCAGCTTCAGGAATTAGAGAAATATATTGCGTTAATTGGAAAAGCACAAGAGGCAGATGGTTATATCTCTACGAAACAAATTATCTCTGATCGCGGGAGAACAAATCCCACGAGATTTGAAAATATCAATGATTTCGAAGTATATAATTTTGGACATTTATTTACAGCAGCTGCCTTATATAAACGTCTGACTGGAAGAGAGAGTCTGCTGAAAATCGCAGAAAAAGCTGCTGGGTGTCTGGAGCAGATGTATAGGACGAGTGAAGAGAATGGTCATGTTAAGACGGCTGTATGTCCATCTCACTATATGGGATTGATAGAATTGTATCGTGTTACCGACAATATAAAGTATTTGGATCTGGCAGAACGGGCAATTGAACTCCGTGACCAGGTGATCGATGGCATGGACGATAACCAGGATCGCATTCCGCTGAAAAAACATGAAAAAATTATAGGGCATGCTGTTCGGGCGAATTATCTGTACGCAGGTGTTGCAGACCTTTGTCTGGAGAGAGAGGATGATGAGTATCTGAAGGTGCTTCATAGAATTTGGAGAAACCTGACAGATCAGAAACTTTATCTGACAGGGGGATGCGGTGCACTATACAATGGTGCTTCTCCCTATGGAGATTTCTTCCATCATCAGTTAGTTCATCAGGCATATGGATACGAATATCAATTGCCAAATATCACGGCATACAATGAAACTTGTGCGAATATAGGGTTGGTTCTGTTTGCCTATCGGATGTTCCAGCTTGAGCCGAAAGTGGAGTATATGGACGTTATAGAACGTGTCATGTGTAATGCAAATCTTGCTGCTGTGAGTTTGGACGGTAAGAAATTCTTTTATGAAAATATGCTTCGCAGGGAAGAAGAACTTCCATATAAGCTGGTATGGCCGACACAGCGAAGTGAGTATATATTAAGCTATTGCTGCCCGCCAAACCTTGCCAGAACGATTGCAGAATCTTCAGAATATACATACCTGGTGAGTTCTGATAAAGTGTATTTTGGAATGTATGGAGCAAGTGAAGCCAGCTTTAAGCTGAATAACGGAGCTGACTTTACAATCGTGCAAGAGACAAAGTACCCATATGAAGGCTCTGTCATAATGCGGATTGAGAATCGCACACCTGACAGAGAGGTTTCACTTATGCTGCGTATTCCAGGATGGTGTGAACATGCATGCTTAAAAACTGATAAGACAATAAAAAAATATGACCATTCTTGTTCTGGAACCTATATCGAATATAAGATTCCACAAGAGACGAATACAAAGATTGAACTGATCCTGGATATGCCCGTCCGCCTCACAATTGCCCATCCAATGGTAGAAGAAACCGCAAATCAGGCAGCCGTGGAAAGAGGACCGCTGGTATATTGTCTGGAATCAGTTGATGCCGGGAACCATCAACTGTCAGATCTCTATCTCTCGCCTGAGGATCAATTTGATCCGGTGGATATACAAATCCATGGAAGAAAGATAAAAGCATTACTCGGAGAATTTAGGCGTATTGTATATGAGGAGAAGAGAACGGATGATCTGTATCAGAGACTTCCCAAGTATCACTTTGACAAACAAGACGTCAAATTAATCCCATATTTTGCATGGGATAATCGCGAGTACGGACAGATGCGGGTATACCTGCCCCTTTTATTGGAACCACTGAAAGGAGGCAAAGAATGA
- a CDS encoding aspartate/glutamate racemase family protein yields MKIGLVYTSITPELKSTVEQEIRKQIGEEAELLSYQDPSILAEVRDAGFVPAKTACRLYAMYLKAIQDGADAILNICSSVGEAADYVKPMGKYLGVPIVRIDEGMCRAAVRKGKRIAVLATLQTTLEPTRNTILRVAREMGRQVELVDALVEAFDLNQEEFKRALIHKAKEVSDQADVILLSQGSMAYCEELIEEQTQKVTVSSPRYGVKELKEALITKGVLQEEKLC; encoded by the coding sequence ATGAAAATAGGGTTGGTCTATACAAGTATAACACCGGAGTTGAAAAGTACTGTTGAACAGGAAATCAGAAAACAAATTGGTGAAGAGGCCGAACTTTTGTCCTATCAGGATCCCTCGATTCTTGCTGAGGTCAGAGATGCAGGGTTTGTGCCTGCCAAAACCGCATGCAGATTATATGCAATGTATTTGAAGGCCATACAAGATGGTGCAGATGCTATCTTGAATATTTGTTCCTCGGTAGGAGAAGCAGCCGATTATGTGAAGCCAATGGGGAAGTATCTGGGAGTACCAATTGTGCGGATTGATGAAGGGATGTGTCGGGCAGCAGTCAGAAAAGGTAAACGGATTGCAGTACTTGCAACATTACAGACTACTTTAGAACCAACAAGAAATACAATTCTTCGTGTTGCCCGAGAAATGGGACGTCAGGTGGAATTAGTAGATGCACTCGTTGAGGCTTTCGATCTGAATCAGGAAGAATTCAAAAGAGCTTTAATACATAAGGCAAAAGAAGTTTCCGATCAGGCAGATGTTATTTTGCTGTCACAGGGATCCATGGCTTATTGTGAGGAGTTGATTGAAGAACAAACCCAGAAAGTAACTGTTTCCAGTCCTCGTTATGGTGTGAAAGAATTAAAGGAGGCACTGATAACAAAAGGTGTACTACAGGAGGAAAAATTATGTTGA
- a CDS encoding apiosidase-like domain-containing protein: MTEKNGMRLEVCDNGRYLLKEGNPFFWLADTAWLIFEKLDEAEAELYLRNRKEKGFNVIQATLIHKWPERNKDGDTPLIQNDFMQIDETGAFWKRVETIVDIAASMDIYMALLPAWGSIVKKGYLNSENADHYLEFLIRHFGNKKNVIWLIGGDVKGEEAIDLFIHIGMRLKNECRDQLIGFHPFGRTSSSFWFHEMPWLDFNMFQSGHRRYDQVNLKAWDDNEGTPYYGEDNYKYVAHDLSLLPIKPTLDGEPSYEQIPQGLHDEKEPKWQSWDIRRYAYWSTFAGAFGHTYGSNAVMQFYTQTDKEGAYGITRSWQEEKDNIGSFCMGHLRKLMESVDFINGRAKEDLLVSANKEKYEHISVFAGDDFIFCYDYLGIPFTLDLSSYHGNMKFYYMDPLSGGYGYEGSVTGETKVRFSPPEKLEGHNDWVLVLLLEKQEIKTGRCS, translated from the coding sequence ATGACAGAAAAGAACGGCATGCGATTAGAAGTCTGTGACAATGGGAGGTATCTCCTGAAAGAGGGAAATCCGTTCTTTTGGCTTGCGGATACCGCATGGTTAATTTTTGAAAAATTAGATGAAGCGGAAGCAGAGCTGTATCTGCGTAACCGTAAGGAAAAAGGATTTAATGTAATTCAGGCTACTCTGATTCACAAATGGCCGGAGAGAAACAAGGATGGAGATACACCACTTATTCAAAATGATTTCATGCAGATAGATGAAACAGGTGCGTTTTGGAAACGGGTGGAAACGATTGTTGATATTGCTGCTTCTATGGATATTTATATGGCCCTTTTGCCGGCATGGGGAAGCATCGTAAAGAAAGGATATCTGAATTCGGAAAATGCAGACCATTATCTTGAGTTCTTGATTCGCCATTTTGGCAATAAGAAGAATGTAATTTGGCTGATCGGCGGTGACGTAAAAGGTGAAGAGGCAATTGATTTATTTATTCATATCGGTATGAGATTGAAGAACGAGTGCAGGGATCAGCTCATCGGCTTTCATCCATTCGGAAGGACCTCTTCCTCTTTCTGGTTTCATGAGATGCCCTGGCTTGATTTTAATATGTTTCAATCGGGACACAGGCGTTATGATCAGGTTAATCTAAAAGCCTGGGATGATAATGAAGGGACCCCTTATTACGGCGAAGATAATTACAAGTATGTTGCTCATGACTTGTCATTGTTACCGATAAAGCCTACTCTGGATGGGGAGCCGTCTTATGAGCAGATTCCACAGGGATTACATGACGAAAAGGAACCCAAATGGCAGTCCTGGGATATACGGCGATATGCATATTGGTCAACATTTGCAGGTGCTTTTGGACATACGTATGGTTCCAATGCAGTTATGCAGTTTTACACCCAGACAGACAAAGAAGGCGCATATGGTATCACAAGAAGCTGGCAGGAGGAAAAAGATAATATTGGATCGTTTTGTATGGGACATTTGCGTAAATTAATGGAGAGTGTTGATTTTATAAATGGAAGAGCAAAAGAGGACCTGCTGGTATCAGCGAATAAGGAAAAATATGAGCATATCAGTGTTTTTGCCGGAGATGATTTTATTTTTTGCTATGATTATCTGGGAATCCCATTCACTCTTGATCTTTCCTCTTATCATGGAAATATGAAATTTTATTATATGGATCCATTAAGCGGCGGATACGGGTATGAGGGAAGTGTGACAGGTGAGACGAAAGTACGGTTTTCACCGCCTGAAAAATTAGAAGGACATAATGATTGGGTACTGGTATTGCTTCTGGAAAAACAGGAAATAAAAACGGGAAGGTGTTCTTGA
- a CDS encoding uroporphyrinogen decarboxylase family protein, with protein MNSIERFFATVERRSVDRPACWLGDPTPEAVPALCDFYHVKDIKELKRVCGDDFYAVEIPYHSEHCNAIFAAFDWYMNGSNVDTEHRTLTADGCFARCEDLDDVTAIDYPWPDPAKYIDPKECERLVEEAPADKAVMGMLWACHFQDVCAAFGMQTCLMNMISDPEMVHYVDDHIIEFYLKALKIFLEAARGKVHVILIGDDMGSQRGLMISPQLVKEFVIPGAKKLIDLAHSYGVKVMYHSCGSIVEAIPLLIEAGVDIIHPIQALAAGMDPASLKAKFDGEISFCGGVDTQDLLPNGTPEQVAAKVRELRTYFPTGLIISPSHEGLQSDVPPRNIKALFDEANTVY; from the coding sequence ATGAACAGTATTGAAAGATTTTTTGCAACTGTGGAACGGAGATCGGTTGACAGACCAGCCTGCTGGCTGGGAGATCCGACTCCTGAGGCAGTGCCCGCACTGTGTGATTTTTACCATGTAAAGGACATTAAAGAACTGAAAAGAGTCTGTGGTGATGATTTTTATGCAGTAGAGATTCCCTACCATTCCGAACACTGTAATGCAATTTTTGCAGCGTTTGACTGGTATATGAATGGAAGTAATGTAGATACCGAGCATCGAACATTAACCGCGGATGGGTGCTTTGCCAGATGCGAAGATTTGGATGATGTGACTGCCATTGATTATCCCTGGCCGGATCCTGCAAAGTATATTGATCCAAAAGAATGTGAACGGCTGGTAGAGGAAGCTCCTGCAGATAAAGCTGTGATGGGTATGCTCTGGGCCTGCCATTTTCAGGATGTATGCGCTGCCTTTGGTATGCAGACTTGTTTGATGAATATGATCTCAGACCCGGAGATGGTTCATTATGTGGATGATCATATAATTGAATTCTATCTGAAAGCATTGAAGATCTTTCTGGAGGCAGCCAGAGGAAAAGTACATGTTATCTTAATTGGTGATGATATGGGAAGCCAGAGAGGGTTGATGATCAGCCCGCAGCTGGTGAAGGAGTTTGTGATTCCCGGAGCAAAGAAGTTGATTGATCTGGCTCACAGTTATGGAGTAAAAGTTATGTACCACTCCTGCGGATCTATTGTAGAGGCTATACCGCTGTTGATTGAAGCAGGCGTAGATATTATCCATCCAATTCAGGCGCTGGCTGCCGGTATGGACCCTGCCAGCCTGAAGGCAAAGTTTGATGGAGAGATCTCTTTTTGCGGAGGTGTCGATACTCAGGATTTGCTTCCCAATGGCACGCCGGAGCAGGTAGCAGCAAAGGTGAGGGAGCTGCGTACTTATTTTCCAACCGGATTAATTATCTCTCCAAGCCATGAAGGCCTGCAGTCGGATGTTCCCCCCAGGAATATTAAGGCACTGTTCGATGAGGCTAACACCGTCTATTAA